The segment AACTTAGTCTTAACCCTGTGATGACAAGTGTCGGACATGTGTCATTTGTAACTGCCGCATGTAACTTCCATATGCAGAAATTTTATTTAGGgtggaaattcgtctaaggcTTAGATGGAGTGTTTTTAGCCATAGACAAATTTgtgaagccttcctttgtattaattatcagATTAATAATGGTTGGGACAAGTTCCTGTAAAGTCtgtttgttgtttaattttGCTGCTAAAGTATTTTTATACTTAGTGAAATTCGTGGGTATAAAATAGGTTGAGTGTTACAGACGTTTCTAAGACTACCTAGAGTGGTGTTcggtaaaaataaatcaaccctctttcaattggtatcagagtacAGTTGAACGATGGTGAAGAACGCAGCACTGTGGGAATTAGCACGAAAAATTAAAGCATTCATTGGGTTTACAAATGATATTTTGGGAGACTCTACGTTTGTGGATTTGTTTGCACAAGTCATTGATTTGAGACTTGACGCTAAGAAAGTTCAAGGGGAGATTGGTGTATATCGACAGAATGTTGATAATCATATCACTGAAATCTTGGATTTTCGTACCACAACTACGCAACAACTTGAGGGACTGCAGAAGGAAAATGAGAACCTTGTGCAGAGTTCGTTGTATATTGTGTCGGGCTGTGGCTATGTTAATTTAAAATCGTATTGAATCATCTAAGGTTAAAATTCCAGAACCTAAGGCCTCTAGTGGTGCAAGAAGTGCTAAAGAACTGGAAAATTTCATTTGGGACATGGAACAGTATTTTACTACTGCAAGGGTGCCCGACCTTGACAAGTTAAACATTACCACAATGTATTTGACGGGTGATGCTAAACTTTGGTGGAGGACTCGAAATGCAGATGATGTAAGTGCTGGTCGTCCTAAAATTGATACATGGGATAagttaataaaagaaatgtgtGATCAATTTCTTCCTAGCAATGCATCTTGGCTTGCAAGGGATAAATTTAAAAGACTAAGGCAGACGGGTTCGGTGAGGgaatacattaaagaatttacctCTGTAATGTTATACATACAGAATATGTCTGATGAGGATAAATTACACAACTTCATTTCGGGTATGCAAGGGTGGGCTCAAAGCGAACTTCAGAGGCAGAATGTTAAAGATCTGTCTGGTGCAATTGCTGCTGGAGATTCGTTGGTTGATTTCCAGACGACTCGTCCTTTGACAGATGCTCCTTCCACatcaaaaactaagaaaaagaacGATGAGAAAGGGGAATGGTAAAAGGATAGTCGTATAGACATTACAAATGACAAAGGAAAGGCACAAATGAAGGATGGAAAAGACAGACGAAAGAACAAAGATGGTAATTCTAAAGGTTGTTGGACTTGTGGTGGTCCTCATTTAGCCAAGTCTTGTCCGAACCAACAAAATGTAAATGCTTTGCCTGAtggaaatatgaatcaaaaGGAGGAGGATGAGCAAATCGTGGCTGCAATGGCAAACCCATTGGGATTGTCCTTCAACCATATTACAGGGATTAATAATATTGGAGAAATGTCTAGTACTTCGAATCCTCATTCTTCCCTAATTCATATAGAATTGACACTGAAAGAATAACGTGTGATGGCAATGGTTGATACAGGGGTCACTCATACGTTTGTAGATGTGAGAATGCCTACAAAATTGGGGGTGAAGTTTACTAAAAGCCCTTCCTACTTCAAAACAATCAATGCTAAGGCACATGCCATTGTGGGTATGGCTTATGGTGTGTCTATGTCGACTGGAAGTTGGGTaggaaaacataatttaattttgatgcCGCTTGGTGAATttgaaatcatacttgggattgattttctaagaaaattccAGTTTGTTCCGTTTCCTCACTTAGATGGAGTGATAGTCATGAATGGAAACAATGTTGGATTTATCAAAGGAGTTCATCCATTTGGGAACATTAATAAAGTTGCAAAGAAGAAAGACAAGGGAATGATCTTGTCTGCTATGTCaatcgacaaagggctgaagaaAGGTGATGACACTATACTTGTTGCCTTGGTCGAAGTGAAATGTGATGTTACGATGGAAGTGCCTGATTGTGTTGCTGAATTGCTTAAACAGTATGCTGATGTTAAGCCGCCTGAATTACCAAAGAAATTACCACCAAGGAGGGCTATTGATCATAAAATTGAGTTGTTGGCTTGTACGGTTGCTCCTGCACAggctccttatcgtatggctccTAAGGAATTGGTTAAATTACACAAACAATTGAACGAGTTATTGGATGCTAGATTGATTCAGCCATCTAAGGCTCCATATGGTgttcctattttatttcaaaataaacaagatGGGACGATGCAAATGTGTTTAGATTACAGGGCGCTGAACAAGgcaactataaagaacaagtatccggTTCCATTGGTGCATGATTTGACGGACACGTTGAGTAAGGCATGCTGGTTCACAAAACTTGATCTCAGAGAGGGTTATTGGCAGGTTAGGATAGTAGAGGGTGATGAACCAAAAACAACATCTGTAACTAGATATGGTTCATATGAATTCCTTGTAATGCCATTtaggctgactaatgctccggCAACGTTTTGCAACTTAATGAATAATGTATTGTTTGACTATGTTGATGACATTGTTGTTGTctatatagatgatattttcatttataGTCGAACATTAGAGGAACATATTAATCACTTAAGTTTGGTTTTGTCTCAGTTGAGAAAATACACACTTTATGTTAAGATTGAAAAGTGTGAATTTGATCAAGAAGAGATAAAATTCTTTGGGCATCTTGTTACTAAAAACCAAGTTCGAATGGACCCTAAGAAAGTCCAGGACATTGTTGATTGGCAGGCACCTCGTCATGTGAAGGGTTTGAGGTCGTTTCATGTCTTGGCTAACTATTACAGAAAATTCATTGCTGCTTACTCAAAAAGGGTAGCGGCTTTGACAGATTTGTTGAAGAAGGATATAAAGTGGGTTTGGTCTGGATGATGTGATGAAGCATTTCAGAATTTGAAGAATGCTATTGCATCTGAACCTATACTCAAATTTCCTGATTTTGTGTTACCATTTGAAGTGCACACTGATGCGTCACACAAGGAAATTGGTGGCATATTAGT is part of the Solanum lycopersicum chromosome 1, SLM_r2.1 genome and harbors:
- the LOC104646101 gene encoding uncharacterized protein, whose protein sequence is MKDGKDRRKNKDGNSKGCWTCGGPHLAKSCPNQQNVNALPDGNMNQKEEDEQIVAAMANPLGLSFNHITGINNIGEMSRVTHTFVDVRMPTKLGVKFTKSPSYFKTINAKAHAIVGMAYGVSMSTGSWVGKHNLILMPLGEFEIILGIDFLRKFQFVPFPHLDGVIVMNGNNVGFIKGVHPFGNINKVAKKKDKGMILSAMSIDKGLKKGDDTILVALVEVKCDVTMEVPDCVAELLKQYADVKPPELPKKLPPRRAIDHKIELLACTVAPAQAPYRMAPKELVKLHKQLNELLDARLIQPSKAPYGVPILFQNKQDGTMQMCLDYRALNKATIKNKYPVPLVHDLTDTLSKACWFTKLDLREGYWQVRIVEGDEPKTTSVTRYGSYEFLVMPFRLTNAPATFCNLMNNVLFDYVDDIVVVYIDDIFIYSRTLEEHINHLSLVLSQLRKYTLYVKIEKCEFDQEEIKFFGHLVTKNQVRMDPKKVQDIVDWQAPRHVKGLRSFHVLANYYRKFIAAYSKRVAALTDLLKKDIKWNAIASEPILKFPDFVLPFEVHTDASHKEIGGILVQEGHPVAFKSRKLNNDEQLYSTHEKEMVAVIHCLQNQVVFANDSLYVKWMGQVQDGTMRRYWIKDDLLYLKGERIVVPNQAVAADLFYNFVVKYFGIPAYIVSDRDTRFTGRQPITPLDVAKSKNQGKCLAAYRVARDRLEMLSEAQDSLRKAQRRMKKYADQHRRSVEFNVGDKMIRTETGQTGLLHQYLHSMMLKLRRSLITGFWSQRIGGRSVSDDAMEAFAECYPLRDSAAYQYKTSPAFSETVDDDDLTSDDEMNEEEKNDALDEANALMMFDRGDDEH